One Mercurialis annua linkage group LG3, ddMerAnnu1.2, whole genome shotgun sequence DNA window includes the following coding sequences:
- the LOC126672770 gene encoding uncharacterized protein LOC126672770 has product MDKGKEPMRKEGAPENSAKKQNAPIVIPDEERWMDEQHTLKDGEEHLEEKVRQVMSRLGIRCEDVDISLRSDSPLADFIISHEFPTKFRYPPNLESYDGTGCPKSHIHKFQAVINVQTNLDHVLCKLFPTTLKGLAQEWYQSLKPGSVLTFKQFSGLFQARFVACIPQKKLSTDLLAIMQWEGETLRKYVERFNKEAMQIEDLSQEIAYTALLNGTTNSDLRKELLAKSPKSFTTLMTIAHTQIRVDDGQREIENRLGRVEERTFAERRNGDRSPTGKRFGEKGNDHFRNKRKKDEDRRYTPLNTTRTNVLFWVKDSREKVRWPRKMNAASASKRDNSKYCEFHRDNGHTTDECWHLKEEIEKLIERGSLSQFVKRDTEAREAESERKKERKEETARRPRPEPTGVVNVIMGGSTGGDNNTTRKKAARTVYSVSPGAPNAKKFRSEDLPIPRIP; this is encoded by the exons ATGGACAAGGGAAAAGAACCGATGCGAAAGGAAGGTGCCCCGGAAAATTCCGCAAAGAAACAAAACGCCCCCATAGTAATTCCAGACGAGGAACGTTGGATGGATGAACAACACACCCTCAAAGACGGAGAAGAGCATCTGGAGGAAAAAGTCCGCCAAGTCATGAGCAGGCTTGGAATAAGATGTGAAGACGTAGACATCTCTCTTCGAAGTGACTCACCACTTGCAGATTTCATCATCTCTCACGAGTTCCCTACAAAGTTCAGATACCCTCCAAATTTAGAATCATACGATGGAACAGGCTGTCCCAAAAGCCATATTCACAAATTCCAAGCGGTGATCAATGTTCAGACAAACTTAGATCACGTACTGTGCAAGCTTTTTCCTACTACCTTAAAAGGTCTGGCGCAGGAATGGTACCAAAGTTTAAAGCCAGGATCAGTGCTGACGTTCAAACAATTCTCAGGACTTTTCCAGGCTAGATTCGTAGCATGCATCCCTCAAAAGAAGCTATCCACAGACCTGCTAGCCATCATGCAATGGGAAGGAGAGACACTCAGGAAGTATGTAGAAAGATTCAATAAGGAGGCGATGCAGATAGAAGACCTGAGCCAGGAGATCGCCTACACAGCATTACTCAATGGAACTACCAACTCCGACCTACGAAAGGAATTGTTggctaaatcaccaaaatcTTTTACCACACTGATGACCATCGCACATACACAAATCAGAGTGGACGATGGCCAGAGAGAGATAGAGAATCGCCTTGGACGGGTAGAAGAACGAACATTTGCAGAAAGAAGAAATGGGGACAGATCGCCCACAGGAAAGAGGTTCGGCGAGAAAGGCAACGACCATTTCAGaaacaaaaggaaaaaagacGAAGATAGGCGATATACGCCCCTAAACACAACCAGAACCAACGTACTGTTTTGGGTAAAAGACAGCCGAGAGAAGGTCAGATGGCCAAGGAAGATGAACGCTGCATCAGCCAGCAAAAGAGACAACAGCAAATATTGTGAATTTCACAGAGACAACGGCCACACCACAGATGAATGCTGGCACCTGAAGGAAGAGATAGAAAAGCTGATAGAAAGGGGATCCCTTTCCCAGTTCGTAAAAAGGGATACCGAAGCCAGAGAGGCGgaatcagaaagaaagaaagagcggAAAGAAGAAACCGCCAGAAGACCCAGACCAGAGCCAACAGGCGTGGTTAACGTAATAATGGGCGGATCGACCGGAGGAGACAACAATACTACAAGAAAGAAAGCTGCGAGAACAGTCTACTCAGTTAGCCCAGGTGCACCAAATGCTAAGAAATTCAGAAGC gaaGATCTTCCTATTCCTCGCATTCCATAA
- the LOC126672769 gene encoding uncharacterized protein LOC126672769, whose product MRDSDIPKNTTIASLWRNDSWVLPDPKDEAIEEAWDYVKNNFTVRRGYEDMMKWKVIYQNKFSIDRTRKMIREQNMNQSWFRVVWGYNSIPRNNFIMWLAIKRRLKTKNKLKKWGVIPDDICVMCNKEVETIDHCLYECDFAKAVWNRLKPICRIHQINS is encoded by the coding sequence atgagagaCTCAGACATCCCTAAAAACACTACTATAGCCAGCTTATGGAGGAACGATAGTTGGGTTCTCCCTGATCCTAAAGATGAGGCTATTGAGGAAGCCTGGGATTATGTGAAGAACAATTTTACTGTTAGAAGGGGGTATGAGGATATGATGAAGTGGAAAGTTATTTATCAGAATAAATTCTCCATAGACAGAACTCGGAAAATGATTAGGGAGCAAAATATGAATCAATCTTGGTTCAGAGTGGTGTGGGGATACAATTCCATACCCAGAAACAATTTTATTATGTGGTTAGCCATTAAAAGGAGATTGAAGACCAAGAATAAGCTTAAGAAATGGGGAGTGATCCCTGATGATATTTGTGTCATGTGCAACAAGGAGGTGGAAACTATAGACCATTGTCTTTATGAGTGTGACTTTGCAAAAGCAGTTTGGAACAGATTGAAGCCTATATGCAGAATTCATCAAATTAACTCATAG